The DNA window CATGAACCTATGTGGCTGCTTCATTTTGCAGATTCATGTGGCTTCTTGAGAGGGCTCATATGAGCAGATTTTGGAGATGCAGGCTTCTTGTCTTCAGTACCGTTTTTTGCAGCAATTGAGGGAACAACTTCAATGGTTGTCTTCTCAGCAGAAGGTACATTAGTTCTGGGAATTGGAGCTTCAAAAGTTAAGCTTCTTGATGCGAATTCCTCCCTGACGGTGAAATTCATCCTCACGAAACCCACGATCTTGATGGAGAATTTTCTAGGTTTGGTTGGCGAAATCCCTTTCGACCCAATCTAATCCTCTAAGTTACAAACACTCTTGATACGATCTCAACCCGCGACttaacgaattagcgaaccaagGAATTTTGGTAGGATGACGTCACAAACAAGTGCGtttcttgtttgataagccAAAGCTGGACTTCCTAGAAAACTATCTAAGATGTTCAAGGGGTGCTTGCAAGAAGCCAAGAGAATTCTCTCAATTTTATTAATGAATCAAAATCTCTTGTTGTTGTTGGCTTAAAGCTTAATTATAGCTTCTCACAACTCAAACCctaatgaaaattgaaaactaGAATTCGGCCCAACTATGGCCCATCATGGTTGAACCCAACAAGGGACTATGCCCGAAACTAATAGTTAAAAATAAGGTAACGAATGACTAAAAATTGCAAGGGCTACAACACTTAAGTCACTTGCTTTATTCTACTAATTGAAACGAAAAAAACTGATTAACTTGAACTTGATGGATCTTGTGACTCGAGGTGCCTTGTGTCAAGGGTCTTGATCCTCTAGTTGGAGTAGAGTCACGTACTCCGAACCGTCTTCAAATATCGAACTACCTTCCTGAGTTTCTTGTACCACACGCACCAAGATATTCAATTGCTCCCTCATTCACTTGGCACAAGCTCTAGTGATTGGTGCAATTAGTATCACCACGTTCTTGGTAGTAGCTTGGATGaccgcatcattcccctcctcttgagaaggatttgtcctcaaatcaagcatatcatctacATCAAATGGGCTTAAGTCAGAGATGTTGAATGTAGCAGCACTAACACCATACTCACCAGGCAGATCCAATTTGTAGGCGTTGTCGTTGATGCGTTCAAGGATCTGGAATGGTCCATCGCCACGAGGTGAGAGCTTGCTATGGCGTTGGATAGGGAACCGTTCTTTGCGCAGATGtagccaaacccaatcaccTGGTTTGAACACAAGTTTGCGTCTACCTTTGTTGGCTTGTTGAACAATTTGGGCCGTACGCTTCTCTATGTTCAAGCGAGCCTTCTCATGTAACTTTCGAACAAATTCAGCCTTTTGTTGCCCATTGAGGTTAGCTCTTTTACTCAAAGGTAACGGGGTCAAATCCAAAGGTATTAAGGGGTTAAATccataaataatttcaaacagAGAGTATTGAGTAGTGGAATATACAGCCCTATTATATGCCAACTCTACGTGAGGTAGGCACTCCTCCCAATTTTTCAAGTTGGATTTCATGATAGTGCGTAAAAGAGTAGAGAGAGTGCGATTGACAATCTCGATTTGTCCATCTATTTGTGGATGACTAGTGGTTGAAAATAGTAATTTAGTGCCCAACTttgaccacaaagtcttccaaaaataagagagaaattTGACATCTCTATCAGACACTATGGTCCTAGGAATGACATGCAACCGaacaatttctttgaaaaacaagtttgCTATGTGAGATGCATCATCCGTTTTATGGCAAGCAATAAAGGGTGCCATTTTTGAAAATCGATCAGCAACTACATAAATAGAGTCATGCCCTTTCTTAGACCTAGGTAAGCCAAGAATAAAGTCCATGGAAAGATCTACCCAAAGTGCATCAGGAATTGGTAAAGGCAAGTATAAACCATGGGGTTGTACCTTAGATTTTGCCTTCTTGCATACTATGCATCGGCTCACCACCGTGGCCAGTGGAAATGCTCCTGCAACATAGATAGAGTCTTTGCAACTCCGAAATGTCCCATTAAACCACCTCTATGTGTTTCTTTTACTAGTAAGAGTCGAACGGAGCAGTTAGGGATGCAAAGGCGATTTAAGTAGAATAGGTAACCATAAAAAATCGAATAATTTCCTTGGGCAGCTTGAGAGCAATTCTGGAATGTG is part of the Coffea eugenioides isolate CCC68of chromosome 6, Ceug_1.0, whole genome shotgun sequence genome and encodes:
- the LOC113774023 gene encoding uncharacterized protein LOC113774023; this translates as MLVLPNGEIVTDDEAEYVDMPPLAVDEDDSDEEEEHALEGEGKLCSLIIDGDSCTNVASATMVEKLGLPTTEHPGPTNFNGLIIVGSAQGIQVDESKVQAIQEWPTPKSIGDVRSFHGLASFYRRFVKDFSILAAPLTALIKTIEKFIGGEEQEQAFRTLKDKLTHAPILTLPDFAKIFEIECDVSGIGVGAILMQEGRPMAYFSEKLNGAALNYSTYDKKLYALVQAIRVWQHYLRPKEFIVHTDHESLKYLKAQHSLNKSMCDGLPSLRHSRSSSRAFPLATVVSRCIVCKKAKSKVQPHGLYLPLPIPDALWVDLSMDFILGLPRSKKGHDSIYVVADRFSKMAPFIACHKTDDASHIANLFFKEIVRLHVIPRTIVSDRDVKFLSYFWKTLWSKLGTKLLFSTTSHPQIDGQIEIVNRTLSTLLRTIMKSNLKNWEECLPHVELAYNRAVYSTTQYSLFEIIYGFNPLIPLDLTPLPLSKRANLNGQQKAEFVRKLHEKARLNIEKRTAQIVQQANKGRRKLVFKPGDWVWLHLRKERFPIQRHSKLSPRGDGPFQILERINDNAYKLDLPGEYGVSAATFNISDLSPFDIVGFVRMNFTVREEFASRSLTFEAPIPRTNVPSAEKTTIEVVPSIAAKNGTEDKKPASPKSAHMSPLKKPHESAK